In the Dehalococcoidia bacterium genome, one interval contains:
- a CDS encoding Zn-dependent alcohol dehydrogenase, giving the protein MKAAVLYEVNSPFRVEEVSLDEPGDQEVLVKMVATGLCYSDVHYIHGDAPCIMPVVLGHEGAGIVEKVGPGVTTLQPGDHVVLMAAWSCGKCRFCVEGRPGMCCSQWIVYNLMGTLPSGAKRLRKGNQELNHFFCQSSFAEYAVVHERTAIKVREDAPLEVVCLLSCGTTTGIGCVLNRAKLRPGESIVIYGCGGVGLSAVMGAKLAGAGKLIAVDTLDRKLEKAKELGADYVINASQEDPPQRVMEITGGGADYSVECIGNVDVVAQALASIHNAGTCVVAGMAPIDKVISIAPFEFLIGKTITGTLQGNIRPPVDVPKYVDLFMTGKLPIDKLITRNYSLDHINEAFQAFEKGEVIRSVIRF; this is encoded by the coding sequence ATGAAAGCGGCGGTACTATATGAAGTGAATAGCCCCTTCCGTGTAGAAGAGGTGAGTCTGGATGAGCCAGGTGACCAGGAAGTACTGGTCAAAATGGTAGCTACGGGATTGTGCTACTCTGATGTTCACTATATCCACGGCGACGCGCCCTGTATCATGCCTGTCGTATTGGGGCACGAGGGAGCCGGAATTGTGGAAAAGGTGGGCCCTGGCGTAACCACACTCCAGCCTGGTGACCATGTGGTGCTTATGGCGGCCTGGTCATGCGGGAAATGCCGCTTCTGTGTTGAGGGGCGGCCCGGCATGTGCTGCAGCCAATGGATAGTGTACAACTTGATGGGTACGCTGCCCAGCGGAGCCAAGCGTTTGCGTAAGGGCAACCAAGAGCTGAACCACTTCTTTTGCCAGTCCTCCTTTGCCGAGTATGCTGTGGTTCACGAGCGCACCGCGATAAAGGTCAGAGAGGATGCTCCTCTGGAGGTAGTGTGCCTTTTGAGTTGCGGTACCACCACCGGCATAGGCTGTGTGCTCAACAGGGCAAAGCTAAGGCCCGGCGAAAGCATAGTTATCTACGGCTGCGGCGGTGTGGGACTAAGTGCCGTGATGGGGGCCAAGCTGGCTGGAGCCGGGAAGCTCATAGCTGTGGATACGCTGGACCGGAAACTGGAAAAGGCCAAAGAGCTTGGGGCCGACTACGTTATCAATGCATCGCAGGAGGACCCGCCACAGCGTGTTATGGAGATAACCGGAGGGGGAGCGGACTATTCAGTTGAGTGTATCGGAAATGTAGATGTTGTGGCCCAGGCCTTGGCCTCGATTCACAACGCAGGGACCTGCGTCGTAGCCGGAATGGCTCCTATAGACAAAGTGATTTCTATTGCCCCCTTTGAATTCCTCATAGGGAAAACCATCACCGGAACTCTCCAGGGGAACATACGTCCGCCGGTGGATGTGCCCAAGTATGTCGATTTGTTCATGACAGGGAAGCTCCCCATTGATAAGCTGATCACCCGGAACTACAGCCTGGACCATATCAATGAGGCCTTTCAGGCTTTTGAAAAGGGAGAGGTAATACGCAGTGTAATTCGATTTTAA
- a CDS encoding CoA transferase, translating into MTRQVFEGIKVFDFAWAAVGPQVGRELAEHGATVIRVESHRRLDSLRTSGPFKDGKPGINRSAMYTAYNTNKYGISLDLNNPKSKEVARRLVAWADIIADSMAVGTMAKLGLDYESCRKINPGVIYFSTTQQGQYGPHSGFKGFGHHANALLGLCTATGWPDSEPTLPFTPYCDYIAPWYLIIAVIGALLRRHQTGKGMYIEQSQFEAGLSFIAPHLLDYTVNEHAVTRMGNRDRYMSPHGVYPCRGADRWVAIAVANEEQWQCFCPVIGHPDWTRDPRFATILSRKENEDELDRLIGEWTKDYAPEQVMTMMQDAGVPAGVVQTGEDLLNDPQLKHRQHFRVLDHLEIGPHSYHAPAYRLSQTPCDIKRPAPCLGQHNDYVYKEILGFSDDEIADMLVEGVITADADAPTKM; encoded by the coding sequence ATGACAAGGCAGGTATTCGAGGGCATAAAAGTGTTTGATTTCGCCTGGGCTGCGGTTGGGCCTCAGGTAGGTCGCGAGCTTGCTGAGCATGGAGCCACGGTGATTCGGGTGGAGAGCCATCGACGTCTTGATTCGCTGAGAACGAGTGGCCCCTTCAAGGATGGCAAGCCCGGCATCAACCGCAGCGCTATGTACACAGCATACAACACCAACAAATACGGGATCAGCCTGGACCTGAATAACCCCAAGAGCAAGGAGGTGGCCAGGAGGCTGGTGGCATGGGCTGATATCATCGCTGACAGCATGGCCGTGGGAACGATGGCCAAGTTGGGGCTGGACTATGAAAGCTGCCGCAAGATAAATCCAGGAGTCATCTACTTCAGCACCACCCAGCAGGGACAATACGGCCCGCACAGTGGCTTTAAGGGGTTTGGGCACCACGCCAACGCTTTACTCGGCCTTTGCACTGCCACCGGCTGGCCGGACAGCGAGCCGACCCTGCCCTTCACCCCCTACTGCGATTACATCGCCCCGTGGTATTTAATCATAGCCGTAATCGGAGCTCTTTTACGGCGGCATCAGACGGGGAAGGGAATGTACATCGAGCAGTCACAGTTCGAGGCAGGACTGAGCTTTATAGCGCCCCATCTGCTGGACTACACGGTCAATGAGCACGCCGTCACCCGCATGGGAAACCGTGACCGCTACATGTCCCCTCACGGCGTTTATCCCTGCCGCGGCGCAGACCGCTGGGTGGCCATTGCCGTAGCTAACGAAGAACAGTGGCAATGCTTTTGCCCGGTAATAGGCCATCCCGACTGGACTAGGGACCCCAGGTTCGCCACCATCCTCAGCCGGAAGGAGAACGAAGACGAGCTAGACAGGCTCATCGGCGAGTGGACTAAGGACTACGCGCCGGAGCAGGTGATGACTATGATGCAGGATGCCGGGGTGCCGGCGGGGGTGGTACAGACAGGTGAAGACCTCCTCAATGACCCGCAACTAAAGCACCGTCAGCATTTTCGAGTGCTTGACCATCTTGAAATTGGTCCCCATTCTTATCATGCCCCGGCTTATCGCCTTTCACAAACCCCCTGTGATATAAAAAGGCCGGCGCCATGTCTGGGTCAGCACAACGATTATGTCTATAAAGAGATCCTGGGTTTTTCCGACGATGAGATAGCTGACATGCTGGTGGAGGGGGTGATAACCGCTGATGCTGATGCTCCCACAAAGATGTAG